Proteins co-encoded in one Flavobacteriaceae bacterium MAR_2009_75 genomic window:
- a CDS encoding molecular chaperone DnaK — translation MSKIIGIDLGTTNSCVSVMEGNEPVVIPNAEGKRTTPSVIAFVEGGEIKVGDPAKRQAVTNPNKTIYSIKRFMGNKYSESSKEAGRVPYKVVKGDNDTPRVDIEGRLYTPQELSAMILQKMKKTAEDYLGQDVTRAVITVPAYFNDAQRQATKEAGEIAGLTVERIINEPTAASLAYGLDKKDTDQKIVVFDFGGGTHDVSILELGDGVFEVLATDGDTHLGGDDVDQKIIDWLAEEFKSEEGIDLREDAMALQRLREAAEKAKIELSSSAQTEINLPYVTATSSGPKHLVRSLSRSKFEQLIEDLVKRTIEPCQTALKAAGLSKSDIDEIILVGGSTRIPAVQEAVEKFFGKKPSKGVNPDEVVAVGAGIQGGVLTGDVKDVLLLDVTPLSLGIETMGSVMTKLIEANTTIPTKKSQVFSTAADNQPSVEIHVLQGERPMAGDNKTIGRFHLDGIPPAPRGTPQVEVTFDIDANGIIKVSATDKATGKSQDIRIEASSGLTDEEIQKMKAEAEANAESDKKAKETADKLNEADGMIFQTEKQLKEFGEKLSDDKKKPIEDSLEELKKAYESKDLAVITPALDKINEAWKAASEEMYKAQAEGQQPGGPSANGEDTASSEANEGDNVEDVDFEEVK, via the coding sequence ATGAGCAAAATTATAGGTATAGATTTGGGTACGACCAACTCCTGTGTCTCCGTAATGGAAGGTAATGAGCCCGTCGTAATTCCGAATGCAGAAGGAAAACGAACAACCCCGTCCGTTATCGCTTTCGTAGAAGGTGGTGAAATTAAAGTTGGAGACCCGGCCAAAAGGCAAGCGGTAACCAACCCTAACAAGACCATTTACTCTATCAAGCGTTTTATGGGGAATAAATATTCTGAGTCTAGCAAAGAGGCCGGAAGAGTACCTTATAAAGTAGTAAAAGGTGATAATGATACCCCTCGAGTTGATATTGAAGGTCGTTTGTATACACCTCAAGAGCTTTCAGCTATGATTCTTCAGAAAATGAAGAAAACGGCCGAAGATTACTTGGGTCAAGATGTTACACGTGCGGTAATCACCGTACCGGCATATTTTAACGATGCACAACGTCAAGCTACAAAAGAGGCCGGAGAAATTGCCGGACTTACCGTAGAAAGAATTATCAACGAACCAACGGCCGCTTCTTTGGCATATGGTCTTGATAAAAAAGATACCGATCAGAAAATTGTGGTTTTTGACTTTGGTGGTGGTACTCATGATGTTTCTATCTTAGAATTAGGAGATGGTGTATTTGAAGTATTGGCTACCGATGGTGATACGCACTTAGGTGGTGACGATGTTGATCAGAAGATTATCGATTGGTTGGCCGAAGAGTTCAAAAGTGAAGAAGGTATTGATCTTCGTGAAGATGCCATGGCACTTCAACGTCTTAGAGAAGCTGCCGAAAAAGCAAAGATTGAATTATCATCTTCAGCACAGACTGAAATCAATTTACCTTACGTAACAGCCACTTCATCAGGACCAAAGCACTTGGTGCGCTCATTGAGCCGTTCAAAATTTGAGCAATTGATCGAAGATTTGGTAAAAAGAACTATCGAACCTTGCCAGACAGCTTTAAAGGCCGCCGGTCTTTCAAAAAGTGATATTGATGAAATTATCTTGGTAGGTGGTTCTACGAGAATACCTGCTGTTCAAGAGGCTGTTGAGAAGTTTTTCGGCAAGAAGCCATCGAAAGGGGTAAACCCTGATGAAGTAGTAGCTGTCGGAGCCGGTATTCAAGGTGGTGTTCTTACAGGTGACGTAAAAGATGTATTGCTATTAGATGTTACTCCTCTTTCTTTGGGTATCGAAACTATGGGAAGTGTGATGACCAAGTTGATCGAAGCAAACACTACGATACCAACGAAGAAATCACAAGTGTTCTCTACAGCGGCGGATAACCAACCATCGGTGGAGATTCACGTATTGCAAGGTGAACGCCCAATGGCGGGAGATAACAAGACTATCGGAAGATTCCACTTAGATGGTATTCCACCAGCACCAAGAGGTACACCTCAAGTAGAAGTGACCTTTGACATCGATGCGAACGGGATCATTAAGGTGTCTGCCACTGATAAGGCGACCGGTAAATCTCAAGACATCAGAATTGAAGCTTCTTCAGGTTTGACCGATGAGGAGATTCAAAAGATGAAAGCTGAGGCAGAAGCTAATGCAGAGTCCGATAAGAAAGCTAAAGAGACGGCTGATAAGCTTAATGAGGCCGACGGTATGATTTTTCAAACAGAGAAGCAATTGAAAGAATTCGGAGAAAAACTTTCCGATGACAAGAAAAAGCCGATTGAAGATAGTTTGGAAGAATTGAAGAAAGCTTATGAGAGCAAAGATTTGGCAGTAATAACCCCGGCATTGGACAAAATCAATGAAGCTTGGAAAGCGGCTTCTGAAGAAATGTACAAAGCCCAAGCAGAAGGGCAACAACCAGGGGGCCCTTCGGCTAATGGTGAAGACACTGCAAGTTCTGAGGCAAATGAAGGAGATAATGTTGAAGACGTAGATTTCGAAGAGGTTAAATAA
- a CDS encoding secreted protein codes for MEFNRRDFLKKGATSAAGLAAASMIPLDMYANNIDQGGEIKEIIVPETKRPIVKDKIRFSVIGINHGHIYGMVDSLLGGGGILVAVYAKEPELLKNFTKKYPNVKVAKSEAEIIEDNSIQLVASAAIPIERAPIGIQVMKSGKDYMTDKPGILTFNQFNEVKKVQKETGRIYSIVYSERLANPASVMAGKLVNEGAIGKVIQTIGLGPHIMRPESRPDWFFYPEKAGGILCDIGSHQCDQFLYYTNSQQAEVSISQIGNFGTPNYPNYQDFGDMMVRSGHATGYIRIDWFTPKGLGTWGDGRTFILGTEGYIEMRKYIDIAGRPKGNHLFLVDQKETKYFDCSNVHVPFGEQLVSDVVNRTETAMSQDHCFLATELALTAQKNAFQLNVQ; via the coding sequence ATGGAATTCAATAGAAGAGATTTTTTAAAAAAGGGAGCTACCTCGGCGGCTGGTTTAGCCGCAGCATCAATGATTCCCCTTGATATGTATGCCAATAATATTGACCAAGGTGGCGAGATTAAAGAAATTATAGTTCCCGAAACAAAAAGGCCGATCGTAAAAGATAAGATTCGATTCTCGGTTATCGGTATCAATCACGGCCATATTTACGGAATGGTAGACTCGTTGTTAGGTGGTGGTGGAATATTGGTCGCCGTTTATGCCAAAGAGCCAGAGCTTTTGAAAAATTTCACCAAGAAATACCCTAATGTAAAGGTGGCTAAAAGTGAAGCGGAAATTATAGAGGATAACTCTATACAGCTCGTAGCGAGTGCTGCCATACCTATAGAGCGGGCACCGATCGGTATTCAGGTTATGAAGTCGGGTAAAGATTACATGACCGATAAACCGGGTATTCTGACCTTCAATCAATTTAACGAGGTCAAAAAAGTACAGAAAGAAACGGGGCGCATATATTCAATTGTCTACAGCGAGCGTTTGGCCAACCCAGCATCTGTAATGGCCGGTAAACTAGTAAACGAAGGCGCTATTGGCAAAGTAATCCAAACCATTGGGTTGGGTCCGCATATTATGCGGCCGGAAAGTAGACCCGATTGGTTCTTTTACCCTGAGAAGGCCGGTGGCATACTTTGTGACATTGGCTCGCATCAATGCGACCAGTTTCTATATTATACAAACTCTCAACAAGCCGAAGTAAGCATTTCACAAATTGGCAATTTTGGTACGCCCAACTACCCCAATTATCAAGATTTCGGTGATATGATGGTTCGAAGCGGTCATGCTACAGGTTATATACGTATTGATTGGTTTACCCCTAAAGGTCTAGGTACCTGGGGCGATGGCAGAACATTTATATTGGGCACCGAAGGCTATATCGAAATGCGCAAGTACATTGATATCGCCGGAAGACCCAAAGGAAACCACCTATTTTTAGTAGATCAAAAAGAAACTAAGTATTTCGATTGTAGTAATGTTCATGTGCCGTTTGGCGAACAATTGGTCAGCGATGTGGTCAACCGTACAGAAACTGCCATGAGCCAAGACCATTGTTTTTTGGCCACCGAATTAGCCCTGACAGCACAGAAAAATGCGTTTCAGTTGAATGTGCAATAA
- a CDS encoding glycosyl hydrolase family 28, translating into MALSKQICLILTVCLIFTSCKNEKAQLTIIEQQVEAPFDMPSIKSPDFSNCPTISIIDKGAVEGNQQATEQAIQAAIIDANAAGCGTVMVPRGEWPTGKLHLKSNVNLHLEEGAVLLFSDNPKDYLPPVHTTWEGMECYNYSPLIYAYECKNVAITGKGELRAEMATWEKWFGRPPGHMNSLKRLYNLAAKSDNVEERQMVNDSANLRPHFIQFNRSSNILLEDVTITNSPFWVIHPYLSNEITIRRVKVKAHGHNNDGVDPEMSQNVLIEDCVFDQGDDAIAVKSGRNQDAWRLNTPSKNMVIRNCTVKNGHQLLAIGSELSGGVENILIDNCVVEDNASLFHLLFIKTNERRGGYVKNIIMNNIKANEVRNGVLGIETDVLYQWKDLVPTYEKRLTPISDIRLDNIQLKKGDFLSKIMGQEEQPVKNISLENVKVDSLLGKELIHEHVVGFRKM; encoded by the coding sequence ATGGCCTTATCTAAACAGATATGTCTAATTCTTACTGTATGCCTAATATTTACATCCTGCAAAAATGAAAAAGCCCAACTGACCATTATCGAACAACAGGTGGAAGCCCCTTTTGATATGCCTTCAATAAAATCTCCAGATTTCTCGAACTGCCCGACCATTTCGATAATAGACAAAGGAGCCGTAGAAGGAAACCAACAAGCTACCGAACAGGCCATTCAAGCTGCCATCATAGATGCCAATGCAGCTGGCTGCGGTACGGTAATGGTTCCGAGGGGTGAATGGCCGACGGGTAAACTGCATCTTAAAAGTAACGTAAACCTTCATTTAGAAGAAGGTGCCGTTCTTCTGTTCTCAGATAATCCCAAAGACTATTTGCCCCCTGTGCACACCACTTGGGAAGGTATGGAGTGTTACAATTACTCTCCATTGATCTATGCCTATGAATGTAAAAATGTAGCAATCACCGGTAAAGGTGAACTTAGGGCCGAGATGGCTACTTGGGAAAAGTGGTTTGGTAGACCACCAGGCCATATGAACAGTCTTAAACGTTTATATAACCTTGCTGCCAAAAGTGATAATGTAGAAGAAAGGCAAATGGTAAACGATAGCGCCAACCTACGTCCTCATTTTATACAATTCAATAGAAGTAGTAATATTTTACTTGAAGATGTCACTATTACCAATAGTCCATTTTGGGTTATTCATCCTTATTTATCCAACGAAATAACTATAAGAAGAGTAAAGGTCAAGGCCCACGGCCATAACAATGATGGTGTTGACCCTGAAATGAGCCAGAATGTACTTATAGAAGATTGTGTCTTTGACCAAGGCGATGATGCCATTGCCGTAAAATCTGGTAGAAATCAAGATGCTTGGCGTTTAAATACTCCGTCAAAAAACATGGTCATTAGAAACTGTACGGTAAAAAACGGACATCAATTATTGGCCATAGGTAGCGAACTTTCAGGAGGAGTAGAGAATATTCTAATTGATAATTGTGTTGTTGAAGACAACGCATCTTTATTTCATTTGCTCTTTATTAAAACCAACGAGCGCCGTGGTGGCTACGTGAAAAACATAATTATGAACAATATAAAGGCGAACGAGGTTCGAAATGGGGTTTTGGGTATTGAAACCGATGTGCTCTATCAATGGAAAGATTTGGTGCCCACCTACGAAAAAAGGCTTACGCCTATTTCAGACATTAGACTCGATAATATTCAGCTTAAAAAAGGTGATTTTCTATCCAAAATTATGGGTCAAGAGGAGCAACCTGTTAAAAATATATCCTTGGAAAATGTAAAGGTAGATTCTTTATTAGGTAAAGAACTAATTCATGAGCATGTCGTAGGTTTTCGTAAAATGTAG
- a CDS encoding L-serine dehydratase has product MECISVFDMLKIGIGPSSSHTLGPWRAAERWIKELKLAHLFEEVDKIDVHIYGSLSLTGKGHATDYAVMLGLSGEDPVEVPIENIHTTVQQIREKKIINFGGERNLEFVPETNIHFHKKFLEFHANGIKFEAQLKSGTKKSNTYYSIGGGFVVVKERKNAKQKIADFHSFPFPIENGKQLLHYCTEQNTSISKIVLKNELSLSSKSEIDHKTREVWKTMLECMFTGCHTQGKLPGGLNVTRRAYDINKNLLGVNFESYSSPEEWLNTIRNTEVKFRQILKWVSCFALAVNEVNASLGRVVTAPTNGSAGVIPAVLMYYLVIENHKADFEDIQQFLFVAGEIGSIFKKGATISAAMGGCQAEIGVSSAMAAGALTQLLGGTPEQVLMAAEIAMEHHLGLTCDPIGGLVQIPCIERNSMGAIKAINAAELALGSDPEDAKVPLDKVVETMWATAKDMSSKYKETSKGGLAVGINMSDC; this is encoded by the coding sequence ATGGAGTGTATCAGTGTTTTTGACATGCTAAAAATAGGTATAGGGCCCTCGAGCTCCCATACCCTTGGGCCGTGGCGTGCTGCGGAAAGATGGATTAAAGAACTGAAATTGGCTCACCTTTTCGAAGAGGTTGATAAAATTGATGTACACATCTATGGCTCCCTTTCCTTGACCGGAAAAGGTCATGCAACGGACTATGCGGTGATGCTCGGCTTATCTGGTGAAGACCCTGTTGAAGTACCGATAGAGAATATTCACACCACAGTTCAACAAATTCGAGAAAAGAAAATTATTAACTTCGGAGGCGAACGTAACCTAGAATTTGTACCCGAAACCAACATCCATTTTCACAAAAAATTTTTAGAATTTCACGCTAACGGAATCAAGTTTGAAGCTCAACTAAAGTCAGGTACTAAAAAATCAAATACTTATTATTCCATCGGAGGTGGTTTTGTGGTAGTCAAAGAGCGCAAAAATGCCAAACAAAAAATAGCCGATTTTCATAGCTTCCCCTTCCCTATTGAAAATGGGAAACAACTTCTTCATTATTGTACAGAACAAAATACATCTATTTCTAAAATTGTGCTTAAAAACGAACTTTCCCTAAGCAGCAAAAGTGAAATAGACCATAAAACTCGCGAGGTCTGGAAAACGATGTTGGAGTGTATGTTCACTGGCTGTCATACCCAAGGTAAACTACCAGGTGGATTAAACGTAACCCGTAGGGCGTACGATATAAACAAAAATCTTTTAGGAGTAAATTTTGAATCCTATAGTTCACCCGAAGAGTGGCTTAATACCATCAGAAATACCGAAGTAAAGTTTCGACAAATCTTAAAATGGGTGAGTTGTTTTGCTCTGGCCGTAAACGAAGTGAACGCTTCGTTGGGGCGTGTGGTCACAGCCCCTACAAATGGCAGTGCTGGGGTTATACCTGCAGTTTTAATGTATTATCTGGTCATTGAAAATCACAAAGCGGATTTTGAAGATATTCAACAGTTTTTATTCGTAGCCGGTGAAATCGGAAGTATTTTCAAAAAAGGAGCTACCATTTCTGCTGCAATGGGTGGTTGTCAGGCTGAAATCGGTGTTTCATCTGCTATGGCTGCCGGAGCATTGACCCAACTGTTAGGTGGTACTCCCGAACAGGTTTTAATGGCTGCCGAAATTGCCATGGAACATCATCTAGGTCTCACGTGCGACCCTATCGGTGGTTTGGTTCAGATACCCTGTATCGAACGCAATTCAATGGGTGCCATCAAGGCGATAAATGCCGCTGAACTGGCATTGGGCTCAGACCCTGAAGATGCTAAAGTACCTTTGGACAAAGTCGTTGAAACCATGTGGGCCACGGCTAAAGACATGAGCTCTAAATACAAGGAAACCTCCAAAGGAGGTCTCGCTGTTGGTATTAATATGAGTGATTGTTAG